One genomic segment of Sphaerodactylus townsendi isolate TG3544 linkage group LG07, MPM_Stown_v2.3, whole genome shotgun sequence includes these proteins:
- the LOC125437196 gene encoding translation initiation factor IF-2-like isoform X2 — protein sequence MAPAKGGKRKTPSGGQGRAKQAPKVRITASSGSGASRAEPGPSQRARKEPPLPSRPRRATAGKAPAWRNLDSPTGARAGQPTTSSQVARSKSSQGAAARTSGARRRVATTPVNRHSVQGVAPAPSPGSQPGLSNLSAQIFNDLANTFARLAKSSSPGGAVASFATTTAGPSQPAGDQGEEAFSQEEEEEEEVLSPSSAEEGEEPSRDRHRKKPRKGSRRHASKRRSPSSSSIGVHCKEVGPRSSSKLLQQEGGFELGSPRS from the exons ATGGCACCAGCTAAGGGAGGTAAAAGGAAAACCCCAAGTGGGGGTCAGGGTCGAGCAAAACAGGCCCCTAAAGTGAGGATTACAGCCTCCAGTGGGTCAGGCGCCAGCAGAGCAGAACCTGGCCCATCTCAGAGAGCTCGTAAAGAGCCCCCTTTACCTAGCAGGCCCCGGCGAGCAACGGCAGGGAAGGCGCCCGCCTGGCGTAACCTAGATTCCCCAACAGGGGCCAGGGCTGGGCAGCCCACCACATCATCTCAGGTTGCCCGCTCCAAGAGCTCTCAGGGGGCGGCCGCTAGAACTTCAGGAGCCCGGAGGAGGGTGGCAACAACCCCAGTAAATAGACATTCTGTGCAGGGAGTggctccagccccctcccctgggagtcAACCAGGCCTTTCTAATCTGAGTGCCCAAATTTTCAATGACCTGGCGAATACATTCGCAAGGCTGGCCAAAAGCTCTTCGCCCGGCGGGGCAGTAGCTTCATTCGCAACTACAACAGCGGGCCCATCTCAGCCAGCGGGGGACCAGGGGGAGGAGGCCTTttcacaggaggaagaggaggaggaggaggtcttgAGCCCTTCATCAGCTGAAGAAGGTGAAGAGCCCAGCCGGGACCGCCATCGTAAGAAACCAAGAAAAGGATCTCGCCGGCATGCATCTAAGCGTCGCTCCCCGTCATCTTCCTCCA ttGGGGTACACTGTAAGGAagttggcccaagatcatccagcaaacttctaCAGCAAGagggaggatttgaacttgggtctcccagatcctaa
- the LOC125437196 gene encoding uncharacterized protein LOC125437196 isoform X1: MAPAKGGKRKTPSGGQGRAKQAPKVRITASSGSGASRAEPGPSQRARKEPPLPSRPRRATAGKAPAWRNLDSPTGARAGQPTTSSQVARSKSSQGAAARTSGARRRVATTPVNRHSVQGVAPAPSPGSQPGLSNLSAQIFNDLANTFARLAKSSSPGGAVASFATTTAGPSQPAGDQGEEAFSQEEEEEEEVLSPSSAEEGEEPSRDRHRKKPRKGSRRHASKRRSPSSSSTSLGSQRVIWVVGHSIVFWTGRHAASSGWGRDLGLHQQSRLRWIGKRGMRWHDLLPILRTKLQIFQPPHALVLQLGENDIPAVKSVQLLQTMLADLDSIHHLLPETTIFWSHLLGRCVWRGALDPLRVNGARARICRAVSRFVRGFGGREVPHRDISPKVESLYRQDGVHLSPQGMDLWLHSLRTTLCDWLKT; encoded by the exons ATGGCACCAGCTAAGGGAGGTAAAAGGAAAACCCCAAGTGGGGGTCAGGGTCGAGCAAAACAGGCCCCTAAAGTGAGGATTACAGCCTCCAGTGGGTCAGGCGCCAGCAGAGCAGAACCTGGCCCATCTCAGAGAGCTCGTAAAGAGCCCCCTTTACCTAGCAGGCCCCGGCGAGCAACGGCAGGGAAGGCGCCCGCCTGGCGTAACCTAGATTCCCCAACAGGGGCCAGGGCTGGGCAGCCCACCACATCATCTCAGGTTGCCCGCTCCAAGAGCTCTCAGGGGGCGGCCGCTAGAACTTCAGGAGCCCGGAGGAGGGTGGCAACAACCCCAGTAAATAGACATTCTGTGCAGGGAGTggctccagccccctcccctgggagtcAACCAGGCCTTTCTAATCTGAGTGCCCAAATTTTCAATGACCTGGCGAATACATTCGCAAGGCTGGCCAAAAGCTCTTCGCCCGGCGGGGCAGTAGCTTCATTCGCAACTACAACAGCGGGCCCATCTCAGCCAGCGGGGGACCAGGGGGAGGAGGCCTTttcacaggaggaagaggaggaggaggaggtcttgAGCCCTTCATCAGCTGAAGAAGGTGAAGAGCCCAGCCGGGACCGCCATCGTAAGAAACCAAGAAAAGGATCTCGCCGGCATGCATCTAAGCGTCGCTCCCCGTCATCTTCCTCCA CTTCTTTAGGGTCACAGAGAGTCATTTGGGTGGTTGGCCACAGCATCGTCTTCTGGACTGGCAGACATGCAGCCTCATCAGGATGGGGTCGGGACCTTGGCCTACACCAACAGTCCAGACTCCGTTGGATTGGGAAAAGAGGCATGCGTTGGCACGACCTTCTCCCCATCCTGCGGACCAAGCTGCAAATCTTCCAGCCTCCCCACGCACTGGTGTTACAGCTGGGAGAGAACGACATCCCTGCAGTGAAGAGCGTGCAGCTGCTTCAAACAATGTTAGcggacttggactccattcaccacCTGCTACCGGAAACTACGATCTTCTGGTCTCACTTGTTGGGGAGATGCGTCTGGAGGGGAGCCTTGGACCCGCTtcgggtgaatggagccagagcgAGGATTTGCCGGGCTGTGTCGCGTTTTGTTCGGggttttggggggcgggaggtTCCACATCGGGACATTTCTCCTAAGGTAGAGTCTCTGTATAGACAGGATGGGGTTCATTTATCGCCTCagggcatggacttgtggttgCATAGCCTGAGAACAACactgtgtgattggctgaaaacTTAG